Part of the Candidatus Latescibacter sp. genome, CTGGGCTCGGTGATCGGGATGCTGCGCGGGGCTGCCGCTCAGCCCAGGATCATGGTGGATGCCCATATGGACGAAGTCGGCCTGATGGTGAGGTACATTACCGAGGACGGTTTCGTCAAGTTCCAGACACTGGGCGGGTGGCTCGACCAGGCTCTGATCAATCAGCGCTGGGTTATAGATACCCGTAAGGGGCCGGTGCTGGCGTTCAGCGGAATTCGCGCTATCCATATCACTCTATCCGATGTTCGAAGCAGGGTCACCCCCGCCACTGAGATATTCCTCGATGTGGGGGCAGGCTCCAAAAAAGAGGCTGAAGCTTTGGGAATACGGGCCGGCGACCCCATTTCTCCCTGGAGCCCCTTCACCCCGATTGCCAACAACCGGTATGCCGCCAAAGCATGGGATGCGCGTATCGGGTGCGTTCTTATGATTGAAGCTGCGCGCCGTATGAAAGAGCAGGGCATCAAAATCCCCAACACCATCTACTTCGTAGGCAGCGTGCAGGAAGAGGTCGGCATGCGCGGCGCCCAGACAGCATCAAAAGTCATCAAGCCTGATCTGGGAATTTCTCTTGAAGTCGGCATCGCCGCCGATCACCCCGGTGTCGGACCGGATCTCGCGCAGGAGCGCCTGGGCAAAGGGCCGGGTATCTTTCTCTACGACAGCTCCATGCTGGTCAATCTCAAACTGCGCGATTTCTTCATAAAGATGAGTGAGAAGGAAGGCATTCCGCTTCAAACCGAAGTCATATCCGGGTATGGAGAAGACGCCTCCGCCATGCAGATGCATGCAACCGGAACTCCGGCAATCAATTTCACTGTTCCCACCCGGTATGTCCACTCCCATACGGGGATCATCGACCGCGCCGATTTCGACCAGGCGTTGAATCTGCTCATGAAAGTTCTTGCAAGCCTCGACAGCAAAACTGTAGCGGAGATTTCAAGCTTCTGATTAAAAATCTTTATTCTTGAGCGTTTCGCCCAGGATCATCCAGTAGCAGGTGATCATGACCACTCCTGAAACCGGGATGATCTTCGTGTCATAGCCGGGAACTTCCACCACAGCGTCACCGTGTTTCCAGTAAGGATCGATGTAGATGTCAATCTGGCTCATGTCGGGAGCAACCGGAGTGCCTTCGCCCACCTTGACAGGGCCGGGGGTGAATACCGCAATCGTTTTGGCGCCGACCTCGCGAGCCAGGGTAAGCTCCTCCACCGGGGTATACGAATATCCGACATGAAGAAAGACATCGCCCTTATTCAATACGGGTTTCAGGAAATCACGGCCGTATTCGTTCGCTTTCACTGTGAAAATATTGGGGTATCCTGGCATGCGCATCTGTTCGACCATGAAATGCCCGATGATGCCGGCAACGACTTTGTGGCCGGATTTGATGGTCTCGGCGCAGAGTTTTCCGGCCTGGACAAACTTGTCGAGCTCGTTCTTCTTTATGTTTTCCAGATCGGACAGGGCGGCGGCGACGAACTGATGACCGAGAACTCCCGCTTCCACCGGCTCTACCTTCACCTGGGGATCGAATTCCATTTTCTCGATGCGAGAATTACGGGGAGCGGCGCCCGGAACAAACATGCTCTGCCAGAGGGTCGGCATCTTTCCCAGGCGGTTTACCGCGCCGACCAGTTCAGCAGAGAAAGTCCACATGTTGATCACATTGGCCATGAGAGCGGTCGGACCGACCGGCTCACCCGCCCCAACGGTCATGACCGGCGCCAGCCCGGCATCCATGCCGTTGTCGATCAGGTAAT contains:
- a CDS encoding M42 family metallopeptidase; its protein translation is MKHVRWIVTLIVFFLLLAGQTYAQTPQGDRVIRLFEELTNANGPTGFEGPVREILKREFSKTGLEVSTDGLGSVIGMLRGAAAQPRIMVDAHMDEVGLMVRYITEDGFVKFQTLGGWLDQALINQRWVIDTRKGPVLAFSGIRAIHITLSDVRSRVTPATEIFLDVGAGSKKEAEALGIRAGDPISPWSPFTPIANNRYAAKAWDARIGCVLMIEAARRMKEQGIKIPNTIYFVGSVQEEVGMRGAQTASKVIKPDLGISLEVGIAADHPGVGPDLAQERLGKGPGIFLYDSSMLVNLKLRDFFIKMSEKEGIPLQTEVISGYGEDASAMQMHATGTPAINFTVPTRYVHSHTGIIDRADFDQALNLLMKVLASLDSKTVAEISSF